A region of Candidatus Poribacteria bacterium DNA encodes the following proteins:
- a CDS encoding tetratricopeptide repeat protein: protein MRSIAFYILMLSSILMLTGCGTRKDLIEEYNDFAICAAKAGLWKEAAFRWEKIVQMNPKDARAHNNLAVAYEAMGKYDEAEREYRKALQLDPRNKAIQRNYIRFKQIQQRRKGRDEGEG from the coding sequence ATGAGATCGATCGCTTTCTATATCCTCATGCTCTCCTCGATCCTCATGCTAACCGGATGTGGAACTAGGAAGGACTTGATCGAGGAGTATAACGACTTTGCTATTTGCGCTGCGAAGGCAGGGCTGTGGAAGGAAGCGGCCTTCAGATGGGAGAAGATCGTCCAGATGAATCCCAAAGATGCCAGAGCCCACAACAACCTTGCCGTTGCCTATGAAGCTATGGGGAAATACGATGAAGCCGAAAGGGAATACCGAAAAGCCCTGCAGCTCGATCCCAGAAACAAGGCTATTCAACGGAATTATATCAGATTCAAACAAATCCAGCAGAGACGTAAGGGGAGAGATGAAGGGGAAGGTTAG
- a CDS encoding PD40 domain-containing protein, whose translation MKPRYTIGIPFVILMILVGFTPLWATPPLLQNHLSWATSSYSQFFGKNKVTEKRFKWMLHKTDHFDIYYYPTEAALVPEVGRIIEEAYQRLSDALDHEIEGRTPIILYKSHNDFRQTNVTLADLTEGVGGFAEIFKHRVVIPFTGSRRELREVLFHELTHIFQYDIIYHKPLAHIYTGEFLYSPPLWFIEGMAEYFAQDMDSVGEMVLRNAVVTNELVPLTKLQDFSALGSQVYLGYKEGQSALMFLARKYGEDKIGSILQELRHSRTKNLDEAMKNVLGISEEEFDKGWRRELRKRYYPLVGERDMPDVFSKQLTHSDEGGYLKFAWSPSGDLLACITTEGGHYDISLITSTDGREVMRPITHLYRSQYEEIQIRGNGIAWSPDGDKLAFFARKEGGEVLFIYNLITKDLRKISMPFDSCWSPEWSPEGGRIAFVGLKDGQSDIYLLSLRRLQVGKVSISRVTRDIYDEGGITWNPRDEKLAYSSERGGWRRIVVRDLISGEERVLTGWGFNSISPRWTPDGKGLLFVSDMTGFNDIYRMEVGKGEVVRLVGAITGCFSPALSPDGKALAYVGYHDGRQDIYRVEVSSLTPETVSFPVAKSGGEEREGRGEEGIVGRRRYRPKLMLDAIFTDFTMYSDGILRNTTQLVASDMMGNHRVMLTLMGQSGYFAPDFVAYYYYLGLRPDFGVGLYNYHTVHLVRGIWGDEWYLERNTGAAALMSYPFDRYRRLEVQLEMISMPFRYDFWTSKPLDRGNITYLSAYLIGDTVSWSEMGPRGGSRYAIGIERTLGCLGSDLEMTNYSFDIRRYQGVGRGVLAFRGMGAASEGRDNMIYYLGGIDTLRGYGYEDLRGSRMMLMNVELRVPLIEEIRFGWPVSWSIGGIKGIGFMDMGAAWYRGERPRLWKIEGRKLELVDLASSVGLGLRMNLGIFALNMDLAWRTNLVHIGPGPIFHFGLGGEF comes from the coding sequence ATGAAACCGAGATACACCATAGGTATACCATTCGTTATCCTGATGATCCTGGTCGGCTTCACGCCTCTATGGGCCACTCCGCCTCTGTTACAGAATCACCTCTCCTGGGCCACATCATCATACTCCCAGTTCTTCGGCAAGAACAAGGTGACTGAGAAGAGGTTCAAATGGATGCTCCACAAGACGGATCATTTTGACATATACTATTACCCTACAGAGGCTGCCTTGGTGCCGGAGGTTGGGAGGATAATAGAGGAGGCGTATCAGCGGCTGAGCGATGCGCTTGATCACGAGATAGAGGGCCGCACGCCCATAATCCTATACAAGTCCCACAATGACTTTCGACAGACGAACGTCACGCTTGCGGATCTGACGGAGGGGGTTGGTGGATTTGCGGAGATATTCAAGCACAGGGTCGTCATACCGTTTACCGGCTCGCGCAGGGAGCTGAGAGAGGTTCTATTTCACGAGCTGACGCACATATTCCAATATGACATCATCTATCACAAGCCTCTAGCGCATATCTACACCGGTGAGTTTCTCTACAGTCCGCCGCTATGGTTCATCGAGGGGATGGCAGAGTATTTCGCACAGGATATGGACTCCGTTGGGGAGATGGTTTTAAGGAACGCCGTTGTGACGAACGAGCTCGTGCCGTTGACGAAGCTGCAGGATTTTTCAGCCTTGGGCTCACAGGTCTATCTGGGATACAAGGAGGGGCAATCTGCGCTGATGTTTCTCGCCCGGAAATACGGGGAGGATAAGATCGGCTCCATCCTTCAGGAGCTGAGACATAGCCGGACGAAGAACCTGGATGAGGCGATGAAGAACGTGTTGGGCATATCAGAGGAGGAGTTTGATAAGGGATGGCGAAGGGAGTTGAGGAAACGATATTATCCCCTGGTGGGTGAGAGGGATATGCCGGATGTGTTTTCAAAGCAGCTGACACATTCCGATGAGGGGGGCTATCTCAAATTCGCATGGTCGCCGAGCGGGGATCTTCTGGCGTGTATCACGACAGAAGGGGGTCATTATGATATCAGCCTCATCACCTCCACAGACGGCAGAGAGGTGATGAGACCGATCACACATCTCTACAGGAGTCAATACGAGGAGATACAGATCAGAGGCAACGGGATAGCATGGTCACCGGATGGGGATAAGCTGGCCTTTTTCGCTCGGAAGGAGGGAGGGGAGGTTCTCTTCATCTACAACCTGATAACGAAGGATTTGAGGAAGATCTCGATGCCCTTCGATTCTTGTTGGTCGCCGGAGTGGTCTCCGGAGGGAGGGAGGATCGCTTTTGTGGGGTTGAAGGATGGGCAATCGGATATCTATCTTCTCTCGCTCAGGCGGCTTCAGGTTGGGAAGGTTAGCATCAGCAGGGTTACGCGGGATATATACGACGAGGGAGGGATCACATGGAATCCGAGAGATGAGAAGCTGGCCTATTCATCGGAGAGGGGAGGATGGCGACGGATAGTGGTGCGGGATCTGATAAGCGGCGAGGAGAGGGTATTGACGGGATGGGGATTCAACAGTATCTCTCCGAGGTGGACTCCCGACGGTAAGGGTCTTCTCTTCGTTTCAGACATGACGGGTTTCAATGACATCTATCGTATGGAGGTCGGCAAGGGGGAGGTGGTCAGATTGGTCGGGGCTATAACGGGTTGTTTTTCCCCTGCCCTATCACCGGATGGGAAGGCTCTTGCTTACGTGGGGTATCACGACGGCAGGCAGGATATATACAGGGTGGAAGTATCCTCGTTAACACCCGAGACGGTGAGCTTTCCGGTTGCCAAATCGGGAGGGGAGGAGAGAGAGGGGAGAGGTGAAGAGGGGATAGTCGGCAGGAGGCGGTATAGGCCGAAGCTGATGTTGGATGCGATATTCACCGACTTCACGATGTATTCGGATGGGATATTGAGGAACACGACGCAGCTTGTAGCGAGCGATATGATGGGGAATCATCGTGTGATGCTGACGTTGATGGGACAGAGCGGGTATTTCGCTCCGGATTTCGTCGCCTACTACTATTACCTCGGGTTGAGACCGGATTTCGGGGTGGGACTGTATAATTACCACACGGTACATCTGGTGAGGGGAATATGGGGAGATGAATGGTATCTTGAACGCAATACAGGAGCAGCGGCTCTGATGAGCTATCCGTTTGACAGGTACAGGCGGTTGGAGGTTCAACTGGAGATGATCTCCATGCCGTTCAGGTATGATTTCTGGACATCAAAGCCGCTTGATAGAGGTAATATCACCTATCTGAGTGCGTATCTGATAGGGGACACGGTGAGTTGGAGCGAGATGGGGCCGAGGGGTGGGAGCAGGTATGCGATAGGGATTGAGAGGACATTGGGGTGTCTAGGGAGTGATTTAGAAATGACCAATTACAGCTTTGATATCAGGCGCTATCAAGGTGTGGGGAGAGGTGTATTGGCGTTTCGAGGTATGGGAGCAGCTAGCGAGGGTAGGGATAATATGATATACTATCTCGGAGGTATAGATACGCTGAGAGGTTATGGATATGAGGATTTGAGAGGATCGCGGATGATGTTGATGAATGTGGAGTTGAGGGTGCCGCTGATAGAGGAGATCCGGTTTGGGTGGCCTGTGAGTTGGAGTATAGGTGGTATAAAGGGGATAGGTTTCATGGATATGGGAGCGGCATGGTACAGGGGAGAGAGGCCGAGATTGTGGAAGATAGAGGGGAGGAAGTTGGAGCTGGTCGATTTGGCCTCGTCTGTGGGATTAGGATTGAGGATGAATTTGGGGATATTTGCATTGAATATGGATTTGGCCTGGAGGACGAATTTGGTTCATATCGGGCCCGGTCCGATCTTCCACTTCGGCCTGGGAGGAGAATTCTGA
- a CDS encoding neutral/alkaline non-lysosomal ceramidase N-terminal domain-containing protein gives MSELIVGAARANITPPVGMLMSGYAARKTPAIGVHDELNAVALYLSDGETEAGLITADLIGIDVQGTALIREACESICGVPAGNILVACSHTHGGPQTSLRRREDEDELKRAYSTVLIHKMAGALSEAKLRAKPVRVGYGRQDCLIALNRRERRPDGRTVLGVNPSGPIAPYTDVIRFDEIESGKTMALLFSYAAHGTTLGGDNLYYTADYPGVAKRFIESNLSNALALFVAACSADVNPHPRGNFELCERHGIRLGCAVLQAAMGIDEMEEDLRIAVARYEFALDLGEKPSLEEAREKLKRIRARAEEEIARARKAAGGKPVDEKDALSWFTARMLRGTEKLVRDLEAGKADFTIPVETQAIAIGDYAIVGLPGEIFVNIGLKVAEESPFKVTIPVSHANGAIGYVPTADQVPLGGYEVEMARASRYGIFIAPESDRVMIEGALEALRRCYREVSHGQA, from the coding sequence ATGTCTGAGCTGATCGTCGGTGCCGCGCGGGCGAATATAACTCCGCCCGTCGGCATGTTGATGTCGGGCTATGCCGCCCGGAAGACCCCCGCCATAGGGGTGCATGATGAGCTTAACGCCGTGGCGCTCTACCTGAGCGACGGTGAGACGGAGGCGGGATTGATAACCGCCGATCTGATAGGCATCGACGTCCAGGGGACGGCTCTGATAAGGGAGGCCTGCGAATCCATCTGTGGCGTGCCGGCGGGAAATATCCTCGTCGCATGCTCTCACACGCACGGCGGCCCCCAAACGTCGCTCAGGAGGAGGGAGGATGAGGATGAACTGAAACGAGCATATTCTACCGTGCTGATCCATAAGATGGCGGGCGCTCTGTCGGAGGCGAAACTCAGGGCGAAACCCGTAAGGGTGGGATATGGCAGGCAGGACTGTCTCATAGCGCTTAACAGACGTGAACGGAGGCCCGATGGTAGAACCGTGCTCGGCGTTAACCCCTCCGGTCCGATAGCTCCCTACACTGACGTCATCCGTTTCGATGAGATCGAAAGCGGGAAGACGATGGCGCTTCTCTTCAGCTACGCCGCCCACGGCACGACGCTCGGCGGCGATAACCTATACTATACGGCCGACTACCCCGGTGTCGCCAAACGGTTCATAGAATCCAACCTTTCAAACGCACTCGCCCTGTTCGTGGCCGCATGTAGCGCGGACGTAAACCCACATCCACGGGGAAATTTCGAGCTCTGTGAGAGACATGGCATCCGCCTGGGCTGTGCCGTCCTTCAGGCAGCGATGGGTATCGATGAGATGGAGGAGGATCTGCGTATAGCGGTCGCTCGCTATGAGTTCGCCCTCGATCTGGGTGAGAAACCATCGCTTGAGGAGGCAAGGGAGAAGCTGAAACGGATAAGAGCCAGAGCCGAGGAGGAGATAGCAAGGGCGCGTAAGGCTGCTGGAGGCAAACCGGTGGACGAGAAAGATGCCCTTAGCTGGTTTACAGCAAGGATGCTGAGGGGGACGGAGAAACTGGTCAGGGATCTTGAGGCGGGGAAGGCCGATTTCACCATCCCCGTCGAGACACAGGCGATAGCCATAGGCGATTACGCCATCGTCGGCCTTCCAGGCGAGATATTCGTCAACATCGGCCTGAAAGTCGCCGAGGAATCGCCCTTCAAAGTGACCATACCGGTCAGCCACGCCAACGGTGCCATAGGTTACGTCCCGACCGCCGATCAGGTGCCGTTGGGTGGATATGAAGTGGAGATGGCCCGGGCGAGCCGATACGGGATCTTCATCGCTCCGGAGTCGGATCGAGTGATGATCGAAGGGGCGCTTGAGGCGCTGCGAAGGTGTTACAGGGAGGTCTCTCATGGACAGGCCTAA
- a CDS encoding UPF0182 family protein has product MKGPLRKLVAIILILIAVWILGRLIVSVYPEYLWFKHLNYASVFTKIFWTKVAMGVTATVLLLGLTLGNLYLIWRFSSALSPAIIDAMPLGRPDFDLRKYIFVALGILSIFFSLILGYSTASHWEVVLRYFNSDGIKFNLIDPIFHKDAGFYIFKMPFLRYIYGWIFGIFLLITIATVAVYFFHGQILDRRNRFAPPFRVKAHVFTLMAITLFSRAWGYRFLMYDLLYSTRGRVFGAGYADVYARKPVLWILMFLCIAAGFVFLISIFMRRTRYAVGSLVLIFIVAFLGGIWPATVQKFKVKPNELNLERPFIGYNIKFTRYAYNLDRIEEKEYPVIGRLTYDVVTSDKAFMENVRLWDWRPLKQIFKQLQVLRPQYDFSDVDIDRYRINGRLRQVMLAARELNYNQLRAEAKTWVNQTFTFTHGYGICVVPVSEILNGRPRFYVKDIPLNYAPEWPERIKENPGPRIYYGEMTNHYVIVNPQSAEPREFDYPMEESESYVKNSYQGKGGVPFSSLIRKLIFAWKFKSINMLLSGEISRNSRILFHRNIQDRISTIAPFLRFDQDPYIVMANGRLYWIIDAYTVTHRFPYSEPMEDVFKEMVRSKFGRKTARRVLRTRGEPWGNYIRNSVKIVVDAYDGNVDFYVVDEANDPMIQCYMKMFPDMFKPFESMPQELKAHARYPMALFLIQALKYRSYHMTTPDVFYAREDLWEIGYEIYDNTAIQGEQQPQVSPLSRLTGVRPQQTGKSNIQPVEPYYLIVTLPDEKKSEFLIMIPYTPAGKANLTAWLAARCDIPDYGRLLVYKFPKGQLVNGPMQVESFISQNPEISKDLSLWDMRGSRVLRGNLLIIPMSGSVLYVEPIYIQAEQSENAIPELSRVVVGYKQSEKMSVVMGMTLEDALRRMFIGGAISAAPSPAGVTKVNAKPKRRPAVQSATADQLIKLAKQHYDMAQRAIKRGDWAEYGDQIKKLGEVLSQLELISGGGR; this is encoded by the coding sequence ATGAAGGGACCTTTGAGGAAGCTTGTCGCTATCATTCTTATACTGATAGCGGTTTGGATACTGGGTAGGTTGATCGTATCGGTCTATCCGGAGTATCTGTGGTTCAAACATCTAAACTATGCCTCCGTCTTCACGAAGATATTCTGGACGAAGGTGGCGATGGGGGTTACGGCGACGGTGTTGCTCTTGGGGTTAACCCTGGGCAACCTCTATCTGATATGGCGTTTCTCCAGCGCTTTGAGCCCGGCGATAATCGACGCGATGCCGTTGGGGAGGCCCGATTTCGACTTACGTAAGTACATCTTCGTCGCTTTAGGTATACTTTCGATCTTCTTCAGTCTGATCCTCGGGTATTCGACAGCGTCACATTGGGAGGTGGTTCTGAGATACTTCAATTCCGATGGGATAAAGTTCAATCTGATCGATCCGATATTTCACAAGGACGCCGGGTTTTACATCTTCAAGATGCCTTTCCTGCGATATATATATGGGTGGATCTTCGGGATCTTTCTCCTCATAACCATAGCCACAGTTGCCGTCTATTTCTTCCACGGTCAGATCCTGGATAGGCGTAACCGGTTCGCCCCGCCTTTCAGGGTCAAAGCTCACGTCTTCACTCTGATGGCCATAACCCTTTTCAGCAGAGCATGGGGTTACAGGTTTTTGATGTATGACCTGCTCTATTCGACCAGGGGCAGGGTTTTCGGAGCGGGATATGCGGACGTGTATGCCAGAAAACCGGTGCTTTGGATATTGATGTTCCTGTGCATAGCGGCCGGATTCGTTTTTCTCATCAGCATTTTCATGCGCCGAACGAGATACGCCGTGGGATCGCTGGTGTTGATATTCATCGTCGCCTTCCTAGGCGGTATATGGCCTGCGACGGTGCAGAAGTTCAAAGTGAAACCCAATGAGCTCAATCTCGAAAGGCCGTTTATAGGATATAACATCAAATTCACCCGATACGCATACAACCTGGATAGGATCGAGGAGAAGGAGTACCCGGTCATCGGCCGGCTCACCTACGATGTGGTCACGAGCGATAAGGCGTTTATGGAGAACGTGAGGTTGTGGGATTGGCGGCCGCTGAAGCAGATATTCAAACAGCTTCAGGTTCTCAGACCTCAATACGATTTTTCGGATGTGGATATCGATAGATACAGGATAAACGGAAGGCTGAGACAGGTAATGCTCGCCGCCAGGGAGCTGAATTACAATCAGCTCAGGGCTGAGGCTAAGACCTGGGTTAACCAGACCTTCACCTTCACCCACGGTTACGGCATCTGTGTCGTGCCCGTCAGCGAGATCCTAAACGGTCGTCCCCGCTTCTACGTCAAGGACATACCGCTGAACTATGCCCCTGAATGGCCGGAGAGGATAAAGGAGAACCCCGGTCCCAGAATATATTACGGCGAGATGACGAATCACTATGTGATCGTCAATCCTCAAAGCGCCGAGCCGCGGGAATTCGATTATCCGATGGAGGAATCAGAAAGCTACGTCAAAAATAGCTATCAGGGCAAAGGCGGGGTTCCCTTCTCCTCCCTAATCCGTAAGCTGATATTCGCCTGGAAGTTCAAAAGCATCAACATGCTCCTTTCAGGCGAGATAAGCCGGAACAGCCGGATACTGTTCCACAGAAACATCCAGGATAGGATCTCTACGATCGCCCCGTTCTTGAGGTTCGATCAGGATCCCTACATCGTTATGGCAAACGGAAGGCTCTATTGGATAATAGACGCCTACACGGTCACGCATCGTTTCCCTTACTCTGAGCCGATGGAGGATGTGTTCAAGGAGATGGTCAGGTCGAAGTTCGGCCGCAAGACAGCGAGGAGAGTGCTGAGGACAAGAGGAGAACCATGGGGCAATTACATCCGTAATTCCGTCAAGATCGTGGTGGACGCCTATGACGGAAACGTCGATTTCTACGTGGTGGATGAGGCGAACGATCCGATGATCCAGTGCTACATGAAGATGTTTCCCGATATGTTCAAGCCGTTTGAAAGCATGCCGCAGGAGCTCAAGGCTCACGCGAGGTATCCGATGGCGTTATTTTTGATCCAGGCCCTCAAATACAGATCCTATCATATGACCACGCCCGACGTCTTCTATGCTCGTGAGGACCTGTGGGAGATAGGATATGAGATATACGACAATACGGCCATCCAAGGCGAGCAACAACCCCAAGTATCGCCGCTTTCAAGACTTACCGGAGTAAGACCACAACAGACGGGTAAAAGCAACATCCAGCCGGTGGAGCCGTACTACCTCATAGTCACCCTGCCCGATGAGAAGAAAAGCGAATTCCTGATCATGATCCCCTATACGCCGGCCGGCAAAGCCAATTTGACCGCCTGGCTGGCCGCCAGATGCGACATACCGGACTACGGAAGGCTACTGGTCTATAAATTCCCAAAGGGTCAGCTCGTCAACGGCCCGATGCAGGTCGAAAGCTTTATAAGTCAGAATCCAGAGATCTCCAAGGACCTATCATTGTGGGATATGCGGGGGTCGAGGGTGTTGCGTGGAAACCTGCTGATCATCCCTATGAGCGGCTCAGTCCTCTACGTCGAGCCGATATATATCCAGGCGGAACAATCGGAGAACGCCATACCTGAGCTCAGCCGCGTGGTCGTGGGGTATAAGCAGAGCGAGAAGATGAGCGTAGTGATGGGGATGACGCTAGAGGACGCTCTGAGAAGGATGTTCATAGGAGGAGCGATCTCAGCGGCTCCCTCCCCGGCCGGGGTGACAAAGGTCAACGCCAAACCGAAGCGGCGTCCTGCCGTCCAATCCGCAACTGCCGATCAGTTGATAAAGCTCGCAAAACAGCATTATGATATGGCCCAACGGGCGATCAAACGAGGAGATTGGGCCGAATACGGAGATCAGATCAAAAAGCTCGGCGAGGTGCTATCACAGCTTGAGTTGATCTCAGGAGGTGGAAGATGA
- a CDS encoding HDIG domain-containing protein produces MSINRDEAMKLLREYTKNENLIKHALAVEAAMRAYARRFGEDEERWGIAGLLHDFDYERYPTPGEHAIKGAEILAERGYPEDIVNAVRSHANYEEYPPQTLMERTLFAVDELTGFIVAVALVRPSKKIADVKVSSVRKKMKDKAFARKVKREDIIKGAEMLGVPLEEHIGTVLEAMKGIADQLGL; encoded by the coding sequence ATGAGTATAAATAGGGATGAAGCGATGAAGCTGCTCAGGGAGTATACCAAAAACGAGAACCTAATCAAACATGCCCTAGCCGTCGAGGCTGCCATGAGGGCTTACGCCAGGAGATTCGGCGAGGACGAGGAGAGGTGGGGGATAGCGGGATTACTGCATGATTTCGATTACGAGAGGTATCCAACCCCGGGCGAACATGCCATCAAAGGTGCCGAGATCCTCGCCGAGAGGGGATATCCCGAGGACATCGTAAACGCCGTGAGATCCCACGCCAATTATGAGGAGTATCCGCCTCAGACCTTAATGGAGAGAACCCTTTTCGCCGTAGACGAGCTGACCGGTTTCATAGTTGCTGTGGCCCTCGTCAGACCTTCCAAGAAAATAGCGGATGTCAAGGTCAGCTCGGTCAGGAAGAAGATGAAGGATAAGGCTTTCGCCAGAAAGGTGAAGAGGGAGGATATAATCAAGGGGGCGGAGATGCTCGGCGTGCCGCTGGAGGAGCACATAGGGACGGTGCTTGAGGCGATGAAGGGGATAGCCGATCAGCTAGGGCTGTGA
- the rpsB gene encoding 30S ribosomal protein S2, which produces MFNVTMKQLLEAGMHFGHQTRRWNPKMARYIFTERNGIYIIDLQKTLRMMKIAYDFLQELAAQGGKVLFVGTKKQAQDSVKEQAERCGMYYVNQRWLGGMLTNFQTIRRSIDRLLELERMEEEGTFEKLPKKEVVKLQREKEKLERNLGGIKTMEKLPDAVLIVDTRSERIAVAEANKLGIPIVAVVDTNCDPDLIDYPIPGNDDAIRSIRLFCTLMADAILEGKGELMEGELVEEGAETPAEVKAETETPEPEEEMTGGEEAEEEKTETEEVAEESVEEDQGEDVQEDVQEEVQEEVQDQNDQEEVA; this is translated from the coding sequence TTGTTTAACGTCACGATGAAGCAGCTTCTGGAAGCAGGAATGCACTTCGGGCATCAGACCAGGCGTTGGAATCCGAAGATGGCCCGATACATCTTCACGGAGCGGAACGGCATCTACATCATCGATCTGCAAAAAACCCTCCGGATGATGAAGATCGCCTATGACTTCCTCCAAGAGCTGGCCGCCCAGGGCGGTAAGGTTCTCTTCGTCGGCACCAAGAAACAGGCCCAGGATTCGGTTAAGGAACAGGCCGAAAGGTGCGGGATGTACTACGTCAATCAGAGATGGCTCGGAGGGATGTTGACCAACTTTCAAACCATTCGCAGAAGCATCGATAGATTGCTGGAGCTGGAACGAATGGAAGAGGAAGGGACCTTCGAGAAGCTCCCTAAGAAAGAGGTGGTTAAACTCCAGCGCGAGAAGGAGAAACTAGAGAGAAATCTGGGTGGCATCAAAACCATGGAAAAGCTTCCCGATGCCGTGCTGATCGTCGATACCCGAAGCGAGAGGATAGCCGTTGCCGAGGCCAACAAACTCGGCATTCCGATCGTCGCCGTGGTCGATACGAACTGTGACCCGGATCTGATCGACTATCCTATACCCGGCAACGACGATGCGATACGATCGATCAGGCTTTTCTGTACGCTCATGGCCGATGCCATCCTGGAAGGCAAGGGTGAGCTGATGGAAGGGGAACTGGTGGAGGAAGGTGCTGAGACACCTGCTGAGGTCAAAGCTGAAACCGAAACGCCTGAACCTGAAGAAGAAATGACAGGCGGGGAGGAAGCTGAGGAGGAGAAAACTGAAACTGAGGAGGTAGCCGAAGAATCGGTCGAGGAAGATCAAGGAGAGGACGTTCAGGAAGATGTTCAAGAGGAAGTCCAAGAAGAGGTCCAAGATCAAAACGACCAGGAGGAGGTAGCATAG
- a CDS encoding MATE family efflux transporter, with protein MDRRTEILKGSIIRVLFVLMWPIVLGNLMQTAYNLADTFWLGKLSKEALAAPTISWPIIWLMLSLSDGIGVAGTALVAQHTGAGNREGANRAAGQVLAFLLIISCSLATAGFLLIPYLMRWMGVEPMLFDKAVSYSRIVFASVPFMFGFFVFSGLLRGVGDTVTPMKLGAISVILNIILDPLLIFGVGFFPRMEVSGAAIATAFSRGVATIAAIYLLFSGKVGVKVSAHHLRLRMDMVKKIVKIGIPSSMGSSGSALAFTMLMKVIASFGTAAISAHGVGIRVTSILRMPVFGLAAATATMVGQNLGADQIKRARRSVWTATGLGFMMMVAGGILCLLLRQYLVRVFIDDPDVVRLGARFFSIIAFSIPLFAVSRLTSSAFQGSGHTIYSMGLSLFNLWVLLLPSAYLAGRILGWGVTGVWMAMVWSNLITAVASLLLFVRGVWERKVIEEVRDV; from the coding sequence ATGGATAGGAGAACGGAGATACTGAAGGGATCGATAATCAGAGTGCTGTTTGTGTTGATGTGGCCCATCGTGTTAGGAAACTTGATGCAGACGGCCTACAACCTCGCCGATACCTTCTGGCTCGGCAAGCTAAGCAAGGAAGCGCTGGCCGCTCCCACCATAAGCTGGCCGATCATATGGCTCATGTTATCCTTAAGTGACGGTATAGGTGTTGCCGGTACCGCTTTGGTAGCTCAACATACGGGGGCCGGAAACCGGGAGGGGGCAAACAGGGCGGCCGGTCAGGTGCTGGCCTTCCTCCTTATCATCTCCTGTTCGCTGGCCACAGCAGGATTCCTCCTCATACCGTATTTGATGAGATGGATGGGTGTTGAGCCGATGCTCTTCGACAAAGCGGTTTCATATTCCAGGATAGTGTTCGCCTCCGTCCCTTTCATGTTCGGCTTCTTCGTCTTCAGCGGTTTACTCAGAGGGGTTGGCGATACGGTGACACCTATGAAGCTCGGCGCCATCTCCGTGATCCTGAACATCATCCTGGACCCCCTGCTTATATTCGGTGTGGGGTTCTTTCCGAGGATGGAGGTGAGCGGGGCGGCAATAGCGACGGCCTTTTCACGCGGGGTCGCCACAATAGCCGCCATCTACCTTCTTTTCAGCGGGAAAGTTGGGGTGAAGGTGAGCGCCCATCACCTGAGATTAAGGATGGACATGGTTAAAAAGATCGTGAAGATCGGAATTCCCTCATCGATGGGCAGCTCCGGAAGCGCCTTAGCTTTCACCATGTTGATGAAGGTGATAGCCTCTTTCGGCACGGCGGCGATAAGCGCGCATGGCGTTGGGATCAGGGTGACCTCGATCCTCCGAATGCCCGTCTTCGGCCTCGCCGCGGCCACTGCCACGATGGTAGGACAGAACCTCGGGGCGGATCAGATAAAGAGGGCTAGAAGATCCGTCTGGACGGCCACCGGTCTGGGATTTATGATGATGGTGGCTGGAGGTATTTTATGTCTCCTTCTCCGCCAGTATCTGGTCAGGGTATTCATCGACGATCCCGATGTGGTGAGGTTAGGAGCGAGGTTTTTCTCCATCATCGCCTTCTCCATACCCCTATTCGCCGTATCTAGGTTGACTTCCTCGGCGTTTCAGGGCTCCGGTCATACGATCTACTCCATGGGTCTGTCGCTGTTTAACCTCTGGGTGCTCCTGCTTCCATCGGCATATCTGGCCGGCAGAATCCTGGGGTGGGGCGTGACGGGGGTGTGGATGGCCATGGTTTGGAGCAATCTCATCACAGCGGTGGCATCGCTTCTGCTGTTCGTTAGAGGGGTTTGGGAGAGAAAGGTGATAGAGGAGGTAAGGGATGTCTGA